The proteins below come from a single Eubacterium limosum genomic window:
- a CDS encoding CatB-related O-acetyltransferase, with translation MPNANKMYPRKGDTNSIYLKNAITTPAIEVGDFTVYNDFVNDPRNFEKNNVLYHYPINHDRLIIGKYGSIACGAKFIMNGANHAMDSLSTFVFPLFSDDWYTPLQMQDGWENKGDTVVGSDVWIGYEAIILPGVHIGHGAIVGSRAVVAKDVEPFTIVGGIAAKAIKKRFDEKTIDKLLKISWWDWPAEKVQRHLTDITSGNIDALMKNA, from the coding sequence ATGCCAAACGCAAATAAAATGTATCCGCGAAAGGGCGATACAAACAGTATTTATCTCAAAAACGCCATAACAACTCCCGCAATTGAAGTCGGGGACTTTACCGTTTATAACGACTTTGTCAATGATCCCCGCAATTTTGAAAAGAACAATGTTCTTTATCACTATCCCATCAACCATGACCGCTTAATTATCGGAAAATATGGGTCGATTGCCTGTGGGGCCAAGTTTATTATGAACGGTGCCAACCACGCGATGGACTCGTTATCCACCTTTGTTTTCCCTCTCTTTTCCGACGACTGGTACACGCCGCTTCAAATGCAGGATGGCTGGGAAAACAAAGGCGACACTGTTGTCGGAAGTGACGTATGGATCGGCTATGAGGCCATTATTCTTCCCGGTGTCCATATTGGACATGGCGCCATTGTAGGCTCCAGAGCTGTAGTCGCAAAAGATGTCGAACCTTTCACCATTGTCGGCGGTATTGCAGCTAAAGCGATAAAAAAACGTTTTGATGAAAAAACAATTGATAAACTGCTTAAAATAAGCTGGTGGGACTGGCCTGCTGAGAAGGTACAGAGACACCTGACAGACATTACATCTGGAAATATTGACGCCCTTATGAAGAATGCTTAA
- a CDS encoding TetR/AcrR family transcriptional regulator: MARNKHPEVTINRILDTSWELFMEKGYEATTIQDIVNALGNLSKGAIYHHFKSKEEILDAVTDRFYKEQGLSDVMTQNPTNKTGLERLQQCMIISLESPFNHAVYHMVPDLLKNARMLVMQVKTSMEDTAPAIQVLIEQGVADGSIHTQYPKELAETLILLSNLWITPALFTKTRDEFYEKIKFLDALLSSQGLNLINEAVKKAIDVFADAVYSEK, translated from the coding sequence ATGGCTAGAAACAAACATCCCGAGGTAACAATTAACCGTATTCTGGACACCTCCTGGGAATTATTTATGGAAAAAGGCTATGAAGCCACCACGATTCAAGATATCGTCAATGCGCTCGGAAACCTGAGCAAAGGCGCAATCTACCACCATTTTAAAAGTAAAGAAGAAATTCTCGACGCTGTGACTGACAGATTTTACAAGGAACAGGGTCTTTCGGATGTAATGACTCAAAACCCGACAAATAAAACTGGGTTGGAACGCCTGCAGCAGTGTATGATTATATCGCTGGAAAGCCCCTTTAATCACGCTGTCTATCATATGGTCCCAGACCTGTTAAAAAACGCGCGGATGCTTGTCATGCAGGTTAAAACCTCAATGGAGGACACCGCTCCAGCCATTCAAGTCTTAATTGAACAGGGGGTCGCGGACGGCTCGATTCATACCCAATATCCGAAAGAACTGGCAGAAACCCTGATTCTGCTGTCGAATCTCTGGATTACGCCTGCGCTGTTTACTAAAACGCGGGATGAGTTTTATGAAAAAATCAAATTTCTTGATGCTCTTCTTTCTTCTCAGGGATTGAATCTTATCAATGAAGCTGTTAAAAAGGCCATCGATGTATTTGCCGATGCCGTTTACTCAGAAAAGTAA
- the mgtA gene encoding magnesium-translocating P-type ATPase, protein MKMILNNVKDRLLEAAVTEQNALVKAYGAGSYNEEKAAEMREAFGENKLSRHQNDSVLKRIFEAFVNPFTVILIVLALVSFVTDVMLAAPEEKDPVFVMIVGVMVLISGSLRFFQEQKSDRAAERLGEMVETTAAVDRSPAGKAEIPLDEIVVGDIIYLAAGDMVPADVRILNARDLFISQSSLTGESEAVEKYGNPVENAENDPLSCNNLAFMGTNVVSGSAKALVLAVGDDTIFGSLASQLSPKRQDTSFDKGVNSVSWVLIRFMLVMVPLVFLANGLTKGDWPEAFLFAISVAVGLTPEMLPMIVSANLAKSAVAMSKKKVIVKNLSAIQNFGAMDVLCTDKTGTLTQDKVVLEYPLDIHGNEDDRVMRHAFLNSWHQTGLKNLMDQAVINHVDLGTAAVLKEEYRKVDEIPFDFNRRRMSVVVADGTGKTQMITKGAIEEMLSVCSYAEYKGKVEPITEEVWNEILEQVRRYNDAGMRVLGVAQKTNPAPVGVFSVADESDMVLIGYLAFLDPPKESTEAALKVLKEYGVGVKVLTGDNEVVTKAICRQVGMPAREILLGSDIEKMEDNALKKAVERTDIFAKLSPLQKVRIVEALKNNGHTTGFLGDGINDAGAMKAADVGISVDTAVDIARESADIILLEKDLMVLEEGVVEGRKTYANIIKYIKMTASSNFGNMFSVLAASIFLPMLPMLPMQLLVLNLIYDISCTAIPWDNVDPEYLKMPRKWDASSIVKFMLWMGPASSVFDITTYLFLFFYICPMVFGGAFHTLGQTAQIGFIALFHAGWFVESLWTQTLVIHMIRSPKLPFIGSHASWQLTGLTTLGIAVGTILPFTFIGVALDMVPIPGMYFPFLIVTVLLYMALVTMLKKIFVRRYGELL, encoded by the coding sequence ATGAAAATGATTTTAAATAATGTAAAAGACAGATTGCTGGAGGCCGCCGTTACAGAGCAAAACGCTCTTGTAAAGGCTTATGGTGCCGGAAGCTACAATGAAGAAAAGGCCGCTGAAATGCGTGAGGCCTTTGGCGAAAATAAACTGAGCCGCCATCAGAATGATTCTGTCCTGAAGCGGATTTTTGAGGCTTTTGTCAATCCCTTTACGGTTATTCTGATTGTGCTGGCACTGGTCTCATTTGTGACAGATGTCATGCTGGCAGCCCCGGAAGAAAAAGATCCTGTGTTTGTGATGATTGTTGGAGTCATGGTGCTGATCAGCGGATCACTGCGTTTTTTTCAGGAACAGAAATCAGACCGGGCAGCCGAACGGCTTGGCGAAATGGTTGAAACAACCGCCGCAGTCGACAGGAGTCCGGCCGGAAAAGCAGAGATCCCCCTGGATGAAATTGTGGTGGGGGATATTATCTATCTGGCGGCTGGGGATATGGTTCCGGCCGATGTGAGAATCCTGAACGCGCGCGATCTTTTTATCAGCCAGTCCTCCCTGACAGGAGAAAGCGAAGCGGTCGAAAAGTATGGAAACCCGGTGGAAAATGCGGAGAACGATCCGCTGTCCTGCAATAATCTGGCTTTTATGGGTACGAATGTCGTCAGCGGGTCTGCAAAAGCTTTAGTACTGGCAGTGGGCGATGATACTATTTTTGGTTCTCTTGCCAGCCAGCTGAGTCCAAAGCGTCAGGATACAAGTTTTGATAAAGGGGTCAATTCTGTTTCATGGGTTTTGATCCGCTTTATGCTGGTCATGGTACCTCTGGTATTTTTAGCCAATGGACTGACAAAAGGAGACTGGCCTGAAGCCTTCTTATTCGCGATCTCAGTCGCTGTCGGGCTGACACCAGAGATGCTGCCGATGATCGTCTCGGCAAATCTCGCGAAAAGCGCTGTGGCCATGTCAAAGAAAAAGGTCATTGTCAAAAATCTGAGTGCGATTCAGAATTTTGGCGCCATGGATGTTTTATGTACCGATAAAACGGGGACCCTCACGCAGGATAAGGTGGTTCTTGAATACCCGCTGGATATTCATGGTAATGAGGACGACCGTGTCATGCGCCACGCTTTTCTGAACAGCTGGCACCAGACAGGACTTAAAAATTTAATGGATCAGGCCGTCATCAATCATGTGGATCTGGGAACTGCAGCTGTTTTAAAAGAAGAATACCGGAAAGTGGATGAAATCCCATTTGATTTCAACCGCCGCCGTATGAGTGTGGTTGTAGCAGACGGCACCGGCAAGACCCAGATGATCACAAAAGGTGCCATTGAGGAAATGCTGAGTGTGTGCAGCTATGCGGAGTATAAGGGAAAGGTAGAGCCCATCACCGAGGAGGTCTGGAATGAAATCCTCGAGCAGGTACGGCGTTATAATGACGCTGGTATGCGGGTTTTGGGTGTAGCGCAAAAGACAAATCCGGCACCGGTGGGGGTGTTCTCGGTCGCGGATGAATCCGACATGGTGCTGATTGGCTACCTGGCTTTTCTCGATCCGCCAAAAGAAAGCACCGAAGCGGCCCTGAAGGTTCTTAAAGAATATGGTGTGGGTGTTAAAGTGCTGACAGGTGACAATGAAGTAGTGACAAAAGCAATCTGCCGCCAGGTCGGTATGCCGGCCCGGGAGATACTGTTAGGCTCAGACATTGAAAAAATGGAGGATAACGCCCTGAAAAAAGCTGTGGAAAGGACCGATATCTTTGCAAAGCTCTCACCGCTGCAAAAGGTGCGGATTGTGGAGGCCTTAAAAAATAATGGGCACACCACTGGGTTTCTGGGTGATGGGATCAATGACGCCGGTGCCATGAAAGCCGCTGATGTAGGGATTTCGGTCGATACGGCTGTGGATATCGCAAGAGAATCCGCGGATATTATTCTGCTGGAAAAAGATCTGATGGTGCTGGAAGAAGGTGTGGTAGAGGGCCGTAAAACCTATGCCAACATCATTAAATATATTAAAATGACCGCGAGCTCAAATTTTGGCAATATGTTTTCTGTTTTGGCGGCCAGCATTTTTCTGCCAATGTTGCCAATGCTGCCCATGCAGCTTTTAGTGCTCAACCTGATTTATGACATTTCCTGCACGGCTATCCCGTGGGACAATGTCGATCCGGAATATTTGAAAATGCCAAGAAAATGGGACGCCTCCTCCATTGTCAAATTTATGCTGTGGATGGGGCCTGCCAGCTCTGTGTTCGATATTACCACCTATTTGTTCCTGTTCTTCTACATTTGCCCTATGGTTTTCGGCGGTGCCTTCCATACCCTTGGCCAAACAGCTCAGATAGGTTTTATTGCGCTGTTCCATGCTGGGTGGTTTGTAGAGTCCCTCTGGACTCAAACACTGGTCATTCATATGATTCGTTCGCCAAAGCTGCCTTTTATCGGAAGTCATGCTTCCTGGCAGCTGACAGGATTAACCACCCTGGGGATTGCTGTTGGTACAATTCTTCCCTTTACCTTTATTGGCGTGGCTCTGGACATGGTGCCGATTCCGGGAATGTATTTTCCGTTCCTTATTGTTACAGTGCTGTTGTATATGGCCCTGGTTACAATGCTGAAAAAAATTTTTGTCCGCCGCTATGGCGAGCTGCTTTGA
- a CDS encoding PhzF family phenazine biosynthesis protein yields MKIYIVDSFTEKRFFGNQAGVVLLENGEDFPNPDFMRLLAAELRYSETAFVKKLEREAFNLRYFTPVQEVELCGHATIAAFTVLREEGVIKAGSYRAETMAGSLEIEVSGKDIWMEMAAPKTIKTFEREESIVLYASLALDKSDEAEAMAPQIINTGLSDIMLPVKNQRALETAVLNAREVSRLSAVYDVTGIHLFCLEEDQEITARCRNFAPACGIDEESATGTSNGALTWYLRQHSIIKPGEINHFIQGEAMGKPSVIKTIFDEKEEEPRIRVGGTAVVVLKGTLI; encoded by the coding sequence ATGAAAATATACATTGTTGATTCATTTACAGAAAAGCGTTTCTTTGGTAATCAGGCGGGGGTCGTTCTTCTTGAAAACGGAGAGGATTTCCCGAATCCGGATTTTATGCGTCTGCTGGCCGCAGAGCTGCGTTATTCTGAAACAGCCTTTGTAAAGAAACTGGAAAGAGAAGCCTTTAATCTGAGGTATTTTACACCAGTGCAGGAGGTTGAGCTCTGTGGGCACGCAACGATTGCGGCCTTTACTGTTTTGCGTGAGGAGGGCGTCATAAAAGCTGGAAGCTACAGGGCTGAGACAATGGCCGGCTCCCTTGAGATCGAAGTATCCGGTAAAGATATTTGGATGGAAATGGCTGCGCCAAAAACCATTAAAACCTTTGAGCGGGAAGAAAGCATCGTTCTTTATGCTTCTCTGGCGCTTGACAAATCTGACGAAGCAGAAGCGATGGCGCCCCAGATAATAAACACAGGCCTCAGTGATATTATGCTGCCGGTAAAAAACCAAAGGGCTTTGGAAACAGCGGTATTAAACGCTCGGGAGGTTTCTCGATTATCTGCTGTTTATGATGTGACAGGGATTCATCTTTTCTGTCTGGAAGAGGATCAGGAAATCACTGCCCGCTGTCGTAACTTTGCGCCAGCCTGTGGGATTGATGAGGAATCCGCCACAGGCACCTCCAATGGCGCGCTGACCTGGTACCTCAGGCAGCATAGCATTATAAAGCCCGGTGAGATCAATCATTTTATTCAGGGCGAGGCTATGGGAAAGCCTTCGGTGATTAAAACAATTTTTGATGAGAAAGAGGAAGAACCGCGCATCCGGGTTGGTGGTACGGCGGTCGTTGTGCTTAAGGGAACGCTTATTTAG
- a CDS encoding MFS transporter has product MNSNSKLFNRDFTLVVIGQIISLFGNAILRFALPLYLLNLTGSSAVFGSIMAISMIPMALLSPIGGIIADRVNRRNIMVVLDFITSGIVIVFGLVFVPDQAVVLIGIMMVLLSIIQSFYSPSVQSSIPMLSSPENLMKSNAVVNQVQSLSSLLGPVFGGMLYGFFGLTPIIFIGGISFFLSAVMEIFIHMPYKKRPAESSVFSIVKGDMRDSLDFILHRQPVIFKALLVVCAFNLFITSMFIIGMPTVITINLALSSQLYGIAQGIMMAGALLGGILVSLLSNKLTQDKAHLILAGSALCVLPMGLVLLLGLPSMISYAVITFFGMSLMALASIFTVMMMSYVQIITPESLIGKVMSFIMAISVCSQPIGQALYGFLFKIFGSTPWTVIFGTGLIAIAITLASRKIFQSIELIPAEEH; this is encoded by the coding sequence TTGAATAGCAACTCAAAACTTTTTAACCGGGATTTTACCCTGGTCGTTATCGGGCAGATTATTTCACTGTTCGGGAACGCGATTTTACGTTTTGCCCTGCCGCTTTACCTGCTTAACCTTACGGGTTCTTCGGCTGTTTTTGGCTCGATCATGGCCATATCAATGATCCCGATGGCCCTGCTGTCCCCTATCGGCGGTATTATTGCAGACCGTGTGAACCGCCGGAATATTATGGTCGTTTTGGATTTTATCACCTCGGGAATTGTCATTGTCTTCGGACTTGTTTTTGTCCCTGATCAGGCGGTGGTTCTAATTGGTATTATGATGGTGTTACTGTCCATTATTCAGTCCTTTTACAGCCCCTCGGTTCAGTCCAGCATCCCTATGCTTTCCTCACCTGAAAACCTTATGAAATCCAACGCTGTCGTCAATCAGGTACAGTCCCTCTCCTCACTTCTGGGACCTGTTTTCGGCGGTATGCTCTATGGTTTTTTTGGCCTTACCCCCATTATCTTTATCGGCGGGATCAGCTTCTTCCTTTCCGCAGTCATGGAAATTTTTATTCATATGCCCTATAAAAAACGGCCGGCTGAGAGCTCTGTTTTTTCTATTGTCAAAGGCGATATGCGAGACAGTCTTGACTTTATTCTGCATCGACAGCCCGTTATTTTTAAAGCCCTGCTTGTCGTCTGTGCCTTTAACCTTTTTATCACCTCCATGTTTATTATTGGGATGCCTACAGTCATCACTATCAACCTTGCCCTTTCCAGCCAGCTTTACGGTATCGCCCAAGGGATCATGATGGCCGGAGCGCTGCTTGGCGGCATTCTTGTCAGCCTTCTTTCAAACAAGCTCACCCAGGATAAAGCACACCTCATTCTGGCTGGTTCTGCTCTCTGTGTTCTTCCAATGGGCCTGGTGCTTCTGCTCGGATTGCCGTCAATGATCAGCTACGCGGTCATCACCTTTTTTGGAATGTCGCTGATGGCCCTGGCCTCTATTTTTACTGTTATGATGATGTCTTATGTGCAGATCATTACACCGGAAAGCCTAATCGGAAAGGTGATGTCTTTTATTATGGCAATTTCGGTCTGTTCACAGCCCATCGGACAAGCCCTGTATGGTTTTCTGTTTAAAATATTTGGCAGTACTCCCTGGACAGTCATTTTTGGCACTGGTCTTATTGCCATTGCCATCACTCTGGCTTCGCGCAAAATTTTTCAAAGCATTGAACTGATTCCAGCAGAGGAACATTAG
- a CDS encoding helix-turn-helix domain-containing protein: MAFQERLLQLRKQKGFSQETLAERMGVSRQAVSKWESGLSNPDINNLVLLSEIFEVSLDELIKGEAPRDSEKEETIKVVEVPWSRHYEYKSRRHIGGIPLVHINVGWRGGRFKTHFKAKGIIAVGNIATGLISIGLISLGLFSFGALSFGLLAIGGLALGLVLACGGMAAGGIAIGGVALGVFALGGLAVGMFASGGCAIASHIAVGGYARGHIACGDIARGVRIVERQISGSGTVIDSERMISAIKQEFTGMWAPFREFLIMLYGGW, from the coding sequence ATGGCATTTCAAGAAAGGCTGCTTCAGCTTAGAAAGCAAAAGGGGTTTTCCCAGGAAACGCTCGCAGAGCGTATGGGTGTTTCCAGACAGGCCGTTTCTAAATGGGAATCGGGATTATCCAATCCGGATATCAATAATCTTGTTCTTTTAAGTGAAATTTTCGAGGTTTCTTTAGATGAGCTCATAAAGGGTGAGGCGCCGCGCGATTCTGAGAAAGAGGAGACTATAAAAGTTGTGGAAGTCCCTTGGAGTCGGCACTATGAATACAAAAGCCGGCGTCATATTGGCGGTATTCCCCTGGTTCACATAAATGTTGGATGGCGCGGCGGACGTTTCAAGACGCATTTCAAGGCAAAAGGCATTATCGCCGTTGGAAACATTGCGACAGGACTTATCTCCATTGGTTTGATTTCATTGGGACTCTTTTCTTTTGGGGCGTTGAGTTTTGGTCTGCTGGCGATAGGAGGGTTAGCTCTTGGGCTGGTGCTCGCCTGTGGCGGCATGGCCGCAGGGGGCATCGCAATCGGCGGCGTTGCTCTGGGAGTCTTTGCGCTCGGCGGACTGGCGGTAGGGATGTTTGCCAGCGGCGGCTGTGCCATCGCTTCCCATATAGCAGTGGGCGGTTATGCAAGAGGGCATATTGCCTGTGGCGACATCGCCAGAGGAGTGCGGATTGTTGAGCGGCAGATCAGCGGCAGCGGCACAGTCATTGACAGTGAGAGGATGATATCAGCCATCAAGCAGGAATTTACAGGAATGTGGGCGCCGTTCCGGGAGTTTCTGATAATGCTTTATGGGGGATGGTAA